From Plutella xylostella chromosome 23, ilPluXylo3.1, whole genome shotgun sequence:
TCACCAAGCCATGAAACGTTACAGTCCCCAAAAACGCGGAATAGCCAACCTCAATCTCGAGGAAGAAGTGGATGGTTTTTCgaccaaaattataatgagcGATGAGGCTCATTTCCACCTCAGCGGGTACGTCAACAAGCAAAACTATCTTATCTAGCTTCTGGGGCACCGAAAATCTTTGAACTCCTCTGTGTTTACATAAACAAGCCAGAGACCTTGGAAGCTCTCAAGGAAAAACATTAGACACGAGTGCGAGAATTTGTCACCCGAAGATCTCGCAGaagtgatgagaaatgccataaaacgAGCCCTTATAGCAAACAATTGTAACGGCGCCCATTTAGCCGATATCATCTTCTCGActtaaccaataaaattgtaaaggttaaaattaacataatcaaaaaaaccggccaagtgcgagtcgggctcgcgcacaaagggttccgtagcagcaaatataatttacagttaaatcaacctatctcaaaaactataagagatactttgatcaaaccaaaaatcgttgaaagagttaattagcatgcatcacctctattttttttagaattttataccccgtagttataaaaatagagggggggggacatactttttacgactttgagagctgatatctcaaaaaccgttcactttaagaaaaatgttttttagaaaactttatatcattttaaaagacctttccattgataccccacacgggtatgtacatcgaaaaaaaaaatttcatccctcagttacatgtatggggggccccacccccaattcttttttttactatttagtgtcatatttttgtagcggttcatacaacacatattcccatcaaatttcatcactgtagtacttatagtttccgagtaaatcggctgtgacagacggacagacggacagacggacatgacgaaactataagggttccgtttttgccattttggctacggaaccctaaaaaacagaatcgaagtttttcatttagaaaaaaattagagccaaacaacatcggatgacttcttttggtCCACCTTGTATTAGCATAGAATatcgcggactcgggtgtactcAACATTAAGTTCAGCTTGACGGTTTCACAGTTAACAAAATGAggacagtttttttgttttggtttttgtatttgagacaccatcttgttcgtattttgttaatctaagcttaaacttaaactatctcactgtaactttgaatagAGTACTtctaaatgttattatttgatCAAGTGTTATAAAATACCTTGTAAATACTTAAAAGGAAATGACGAGGAAAACCTCTCAAAAACCCGTActcattacagctaggaaaaCCAGCCTGAGCCGGGATTAGGTACTGGATTATTACGTTACTCATGAACATGAAGTCATGGATCATGAATTCAGTTTCATAatcttaaattacacaaagAGTAAGCCTGGGCAACCTTAAAATGCTTTGTGTGTGTATTTGGCTAACAGGtttctatacctacctaagtacctactctatCTTAATGGATTTCTTTGAAAGGCTTTCGTATTCTTTTTTGATGGTGTAAATAACACCTTCAATCGCTCAGTATATCGGGTAGGttaattaacaatatttatattttcaaataatacTAAGGATTTTCAAGATGACTGTATTTTCACGGAAAGAATAAGATTTAGCCAAAACGCCACGCAAATGTGTGATATGAGTGCTAATCCCAAaaacaatgtaggtacagttTACATCTTCCTCGAATGTACGATGAAACAAGATAACTAGCAAGGTTGTAGGCGTTAACTTTTTATATCAAATGCTAAGATAACTAATAGTTTCATGAAGAGACATAATACTATTAAAAATAGCCGTGACAAAAGGAGTAGAGAGTATCTTGGTAGGTAGGAACTTTGATATCGAAAATATTTACTCTAGCACgttataatgaaattatgtTATCATGGGAGGACCCTTCATATTTGCAGACCTACCTTGCgttaaaaacaatgaaaaggTACCTAGAGGTTGGTAATGTTAGTAGAATACTAAATAACTCACAACATGTCAGCTAGTTCTAGAAACTCCAACACATCACATAACAACCTTACAATTCACACTAAAAGTACCAGGATACCATACCAGCGTAAGAAGTGACTCTACCCTGTTGACAGTTACAagctattaaaaaataaagtgcGTAATTGACTTTGTACTCACGTGCAAATACTACAACGCTTGCCGCCGCGTGCGTCATGGTCACAGGCTAACTGTTGACTGCGGAGGTGAGGTCTTGGCCCGGGCTTGTCCCCGTATGCATCATTGGATACGACCCCCCAAGCATGTAATCAGAAGGCCGGGAATGCTCTCTAGGTTCTGCCAGTTCAGTCTGTTGTGGTGGGTCTCAGATATTTACTTGGCTTTGTAATAACGCGActaaattaagtacttttttccATTCTGAGGATTCGGTTTCTAAGTTAATCAGATAGATTCGTCAGCATAACTTTCCTATGGTTGAAATTGAGTTAAATTATTACACTTAGCGAGATTTTAAAAAGATGATTTTGAATTGATAATGGGAAATAGTAATGTAAATATAATCTTTACATGactagatataataataaacctcTAATGTAACAACAACACAACATTGTTGACGCAAAAAGTTAGTCACAAACTGAACTTTTGGCCTCGGAGTTTTCCAGGCATGTTTTAATGCTATTTTTAtgtcttttttaatttattaggcatacttaactatttttatttacaatatgtttaaaaacaaaatagaaGTAGTCCCAATccgaattaaattaaaatctaatGGGATGGGCTGAAAAATTTCAGGAAAATACAATGATATTTCTAATCAAAAATGTATTGTGTAGTTCAGAGATTTCAAATATTGGGTTTTCTTTTCCGGATATTCGCACCTCATACTTGCCGCTGTATGGGCCATGCCCAGTATACTGTAGGTTATGCccaatttacataaaaaatcgCACCCTAAAGCCTTATTTATTATGAGTTGGGTAGCGACTTTTAATAATTACCTCCCTGGTTTAAAAAGAATCCCGGCCACTCATTATACATTTTACTACACGCTTATTTTCAAGGGTCCACTTCAAAGGTCCACTCAAGAACGTCCGCATGAGATAGAGGGGAGGACCGGTGTGGGCAGTAATGTAGAGCACGTTTCGGACTAGGTGGATGACCGGTAGCATAACATTTACAACACTCTGCTAAGCAAATAATACCTTTAATGACTAAACCATAGAAGCGGTAAGGTAGTGTTGTGTATGTATgcaaaatgataataatgtcATCTTTGTCAGTGTTTGGTTTTCCTTTCTACCGGGTTGTAGTTGGAAGTAGAGACGGCCGTGCGATGAGCAATTGTACATGCAGCatgtctaaaaaataaatataaactacattACACAACTGAAAGCAGCACGctcataatatttgtattccTTTAAGGGAAGGAAGACGAGCACTCCACACTCAATGCAACAAATACATTGCTGATACATTTCGACCTATTCAAACGATGAAAATGAGAACATTCTGGAACATTCCTTAAATTTTTTCTTCAATCCAACTGTAATAGGCCGGAATGCAACTGCGGCTGAGGTCTAAGGGATATCAGTCAGCGTTACTAACCGCGGTGCCATAATATTGTTACTAATCAATAACGAGAAtactgataaaattaaatcaatcaATACTGGTAAAATTCCAAGGTCCGTTTGAGGAGTGACGTAGCTGGCGGTGGCCTGATGAGGAAAGCCTCAAACACAGTTTTGTGACGATAAATGCTAACATGATTAAttactataaattataacttttatctgactattgaaaaatcagccctaagtcTAGTGGACAATTTACTGGGTGAATACAGAATACAAATAATGAATgaatgcatttatttatttctaaaaagGAATAATTAGGTATTCATTAACATCTCTAGCCCCACACTAGTGTCATGTCACCACACCACACCCTTTGTCGTGGGTACTAGAAATCCGAGTGTGCGTAATAGTTACaacgatttttttaacttactCTTTTAACTAATCAAAACCTAAGATAacgataaaattaaaatgatatatttttagtttcaGATGGGTATctctttaatttatatttataatgattcATACTATGATTTGGTAACAACATCTTAAAAATCCGTAGTGAACTGCAGTGCCACTACTACTGAATGTACCCATTTACTACATTTGAAATGGCATTGgatttgcaataaaataagtttatagtTTGTGTAAATTGTTCGATCCATTTCAACGTAAGTTGTTTTACTAgtaagaaaatataattatacctgATTTCAGATACTAAAAATGAAAGTAAATCGAAAGGTTGTGTTAGGTCCCAGCTATTTCTCTTTAGTAAGAAGTACTAAGTGGTTTTGTGTACAACAGATTAACAGGTAATGTACAtctactaagtacctacatagctaTAACATAGGTGAGTAGAAAAGCTATACAAAGTTTACAACGGATCAAATGGCAGGTTATAAATTCACACATAACAAAGGGTAACTCCTTATTTCTTTAGTTTGCTTGTGATTCAGGAATCATTGGCGAATATTCATAAATTGGTCACTGACTTAAccattattacatatttacctAATAATCTAGAAATAATCATACTTCCCGATGCTTTGATAAGGTCCCTTAAATGCCAAATGATGAGTACTTATATAATGGCTGAAATTCTTCAAGATAATCTACATTTAGATAGCAAATTAGTGTCTTTACGGAGACTGACAAATTTATTATACCGAGGTTCCGTAACTTTTAAATTCTACATGACTACATactaaagtttatttaatgcACCTTACCAACAGAACCCCATACGAAACTGATGCGTTTGACGATTGCATCAACTACTgtcaaacataaattacatcTTTTTTAACGATAATCTAACctaagttatttataataggACCTACGATCTTTTGTTTTAGTCCACAACTTGCTTTACCGGACTGCAGTCTTGGatagaaaaaatacttactaagCTAGATAGAGTAATAGGTCAGTAAAATGTGTCCAAAATCTCCGGAGCAAGCGTCAGTGGTAGAAGAAAGAGAAGAGAAAAGTGCAGAGTTTGAGAAGTTGATAGCTCCACAGGCTGGTCCTAGGAAGTTCAACATAGTTTACTTCAATCTGCTAACCTTCGGATATTGGCACCTGGCCGGGGCTTATGGACTGTACTTGTGCTTTACTTCGGCTAAGTTCGCCACTGTACTCTTTGGTAAGttggattttattatttggtaaACAATAGATAAGTAAGTTATAATGTAGAGGAGCATTAGGGACAGAAGTCATGGTAGTTAGATAAATGTTTCTTGAAAGAAAGATTTAATGACCTGGGTCTTAAAAATTGTTACGTACTTACGTATGAACCTAAGTCTAAGCTGATACTATGTGCAATATGCATGATGTAgtagcacagaataataactagtaactaTAGTAGGTAATAGGTCACTCATTCTAGCACTTGACAAGACACTTACGAAATGAAGTCAAAAATAATCTTCtttatagataataattagtaagttacgtaacgtaaaaataactaataacCTTAATCGAattctaataatataaaagctaatgtaaatttgtataattataattagtaagAATCGTAAAGAATGCAAGTAGATGTGAAGGTAGAGTGACAATcatacttagataaaaatatcataatgaTTAAAAGAAGTAAAAAACAACCGAGGTAACGTATAAAGGGACGGATAAAGATAGAGCAATTTAAATCTGAGTTATAATAAAGTGTACTTAGTTACTATACGGACACGGTAATTGGGGAAAAAATGCTGTTTGATCATTGTAGGGTGTATCGTGAAAATTTGGAAATGAATTAAGCACCTTATGGGCCTTCCCACAAAAACTCAgcaggtgtttagcgctgtaaAATGCCTACAAAATCTTTCATATCTCgatttaaacacttgttaaaagtgttcaaagttttttttggggtagagtacagtatatttttagaaaaggATAACCCCAGTCAATATTTATACTACGTTgagcattattaatattagatAACCCAACCCTAACTACcacaaaagaataaaaaaaccaACATAAACCAGTAAACCTTCAACCTTCCAGCAATCCTGACCTACACAGCAGCAGAGATCGGCATCACTGCTGGGGCCCACCGTCTCTGGTCGCACAAGGCTTACAAAGCCAAGCTTCCTCTTCAGATCATCCTGATGACATTCAACACATTGGCCTTCCAAAACTCCGCCATAGAGTGGGTGAGAGACCACAGACTGCACCACAAGTACAGCGACACAGATGCTGATCCCCACAACGCTACTCGAGGTTTCTTCTACTCTCATGTCGGCTGGTTGCTTGTGAGGAAGCATTCGGAGGTTAAAAAGCGGGGGAAGACGATTGATATGAGTGATATGTATAGCAATCCCGTGCTGGCGTTTCAGAAAAGGTAGGTTGGAAGATGATGTTGTTTAGtttgtttctgttttgaaTGTTtgttcattatcatcagctcataatcgtccactgctggacatacgTAGGGCTTACGTAGGATTACCACAACACTCTATCCTTGGCTTTCCTCATCTAACCACTACCGACTACCTATCTAAAGCGGTTGGTCCAGCAGGCTGTAGGGCTTCAATTGTTTTTTGTCttgtctctctctctctctctcagccttctgtagtccactgttggacataggcctctcctaacgatcgccaccccaaacggtcacccgccatctgcatccaacggcttcccgctaccttccgcagatcatcagaccaacgggttggggggcgaccttTTTGTCTTGTAAATTCATGATATTTAGTAACAAACCAATTTACATTTCAGATACATAGTACCATGGGTAATACTAGTGACTTTCCTCCTGCCCACTATCATACCAGTTTACTTATGGAACGAATCACTATGGACCTCCTGGCACGTCACAATGCTGCGGTATGTGGCCAACCTCAACGCCACATTCCTCGTCAACAGCGCCGCTCATTTATGGGGCTACAAACCTTATGATAAGAACATTATGCCCGCTCAGAATATATCAGTCTCTTTGGCGACGTTTGGCGAAGGGTTCCACAACTACCACCACGTCTTCCCGTGGGACTACAAAGCAGCTGAATTAGGGAATAATAGATATAACTTGACTACAAAGTTCATAGATTTCTTTGCGTGGATCGGGTGGGCGTATGATTTGAAGTCGGTGTCGGAGGAGCTGGTTGTGAATAGGATGAGAAGGACGGGGGATGGAAGCAACTTGTGGGGGTGGGGTGATAAGGACATGACTGAAGACGATAGGAATGGATCCTTGGTGACATCGAAATCGGTAGTACAATAAATTATGTGGCtaaatctgtgtttaattttatcaatTGTACTTACcttgtattataaatataatgtcctaaattaatttatttattcaagatCCATGACTCTGACAACCAGAGTAGAAGCAGAATCgagtacttatttttaataaggACTTACCTTTACTAGGCTAGGTTAGGTACTTTCATATCagtgataaaatttcataCGCCATTTACGAAATGGTCCTATGTTTATGTTATGCATGTAggtaaacaaaacattatttatatcaattttattttacctgAATGGGTACCGAGGTTGCGAATTTTATACCAAACAATGCTTTTTGCGCAGAGTGCCCTATGACCTTGTTAGATCATCTTAGAATAATTTGTcttaaaaagtatataaataatactaaaaaacatatttttttgcataagtaaTGAAGCGTTACTCCTGACATCAACCTTAATAGATGTGAATTACAGTCGTTCAATGAAACATAGTGAATGAGTACTTAGTTCAGTGTTAAAACTTGAAGTGGTGCTGGTGAAAAGTTTACTATATCTACCAATTTATAGCAAAGTGAACAAGATACAGCAAAACTCTGACAACCTTATTTGCGGTAAGTAACTAACTACAAACccttaattttaagtaagtattataactGCATACCTACCTGTAacccttatttaaataaataaataaaattacctattattCTAGCTTTTCACTTAAATCATTTCATTCCTAGACGATACCGTATACCGACCGATAGTTAATACCACTGGTATCGTTTACGGACACTAATTCGTCCAATACTATCAAACTGGTGGAGAGGTAGCTTGATACCTAATGCTGAAAGAAAATCTCCTAGCTTCAGTTCAGTTGTTCCACTGAACCGCGTCAATTAACCGGTCCACCAATCAGTAGAAAATGACCAATTATAGAAAACTATCAGCTACTATATATTCATGGCTCTTTTCCTAAGACTTCATAAGTTACTACCTCTACTTCTTAAGTAAAATAATCCAAACAAAAATTTCAGAGCCACTATGCCACCAAACAGCGCTACAGATCTTCACCCCAATGGCGCACCAGAGAAGACTGCTCCAGATGAGATAGTCGACAAAAACGACGTGTTTGAGAAACTGGTGGCCCCTCAGGCTGGGCCGAGGAAGTTTGAAGTGGTCTACTTCAATCTACTGACGTTCGGGTTCGCACATCTGTCCTGGGCTTATGGAGTTTACCTGATCTTTACTGCGGCCAAATGGCAGACAACAGTGTTTGGTAAGTACAGTTTGTTTTCTTCTTTATTGGTGTTTTAAGTTAATACCTTCAAGAGGAAGATTTTTTTCGTCTAGTCTTCCTTGATAATCTTGTTGACCATCaagatgataaaaatataacagtgTTAATGCTGTTATCGACAAACTATTCCTCATTGTCTTTTCAATTTCAGCACTAGCATACGGCATAGCCGGTGGGTTGGGCATCACCGCCGGCGCCCACCGTCTCTGGGCGCACAGGACGTACAAAGCGAAGATGCCGCTACAAATTATCCTCATGATATTGAAC
This genomic window contains:
- the LOC105395892 gene encoding acyl-CoA Delta(11) desaturase — encoded protein: MCPKSPEQASVVEEREEKSAEFEKLIAPQAGPRKFNIVYFNLLTFGYWHLAGAYGLYLCFTSAKFATVLFAILTYTAAEIGITAGAHRLWSHKAYKAKLPLQIILMTFNTLAFQNSAIEWVRDHRLHHKYSDTDADPHNATRGFFYSHVGWLLVRKHSEVKKRGKTIDMSDMYSNPVLAFQKRYIVPWVILVTFLLPTIIPVYLWNESLWTSWHVTMLRYVANLNATFLVNSAAHLWGYKPYDKNIMPAQNISVSLATFGEGFHNYHHVFPWDYKAAELGNNRYNLTTKFIDFFAWIGWAYDLKSVSEELVVNRMRRTGDGSNLWGWGDKDMTEDDRNGSLVTSKSVVQ